The window CCGTTGCCATCCCCGCGGTATAAACATTAGCTTCTTGCACATAAATGTCATGATTATGTGCCAAGTTAGCGACTACCTCCGCCGGCTTTTTCGTAGTGTTGTTCGTTACAAACAGAAAAGGAATCTTATTTTCCTGCAGGCGAGCAATAAACCGCTGAGCTGCGGGAATTTGTGTTTTTCCTTGGTAAACCGTTCCGTCTAAATCAATTAGGTAACCTCGATACTGGGCCATCGTTAATCCTCACTTCTTTGTCGAATGGTAAATTGCCGCTTCCGCCGGTGCTTTCCCGTCTGAAACGATTTAGGTGGTCGCGACTGATTCCGCGTTCGATTCGGTCGCTTTCTTTTATTGTGTTTATCTTTGGGACGCTGGTTCGCTTGAAAACTAGTTTTTCCACCCCCAGGTCGTACGACTGGATCCAGATTTTTAATGATGAAATAATTTGTCCCCAGATTAGCGACTTCCAACAAATAGTCCTGAATCGTGCGGTATCGTAAGTCTTCACTGACGTTTCGATCATCCCGGTAAAAACCAGTTAATCGCAGCTGTCCGTA of the Fructilactobacillus cliffordii genome contains:
- a CDS encoding YutD family protein, which codes for MDHSQIEDLIEQRKAERTPYAEIQRVDETTLNINGHIYSIEMNVRDAFDLGEFSNRFNPIFTHYDYIVGDWGYGQLRLTGFYRDDRNVSEDLRYRTIQDYLLEVANLGTNYFIIKNLDPVVRPGGGKTSFQANQRPKDKHNKRKRPNRTRNQSRPPKSFQTGKHRRKRQFTIRQRSED